The DNA region AATTAAAATATGAATATGAAGGTTATTAGATGGAATTCGGATAAAAATAAGCTATTGCTTAAAGATAGGGGAATATCTTTTGAGGAGGTGTTGTCTGCCATGGAAAAGGGAGATGTTTTGGATGATCTGGTTCATCCCAATGGAAATAAATATCCTAATCAAAGATTACTTGTTGTTAAGATTAGAAAATACGCTTTTTTGGTGCCTTATGTGGAGACGGAAGAAGAAATATTCTTAAAGACAATTATTTCATCTCGTAAGGCGACAAAACAATATTTGGGAGGTACAAATTTATGAACAGGTTTGATGAGGAGGAAAAAGGTTTATTAGAGTCTTTTGAAAAAGGGGAATGGCAATCGGTAAATGATGAGGAGCGTGTTAAAACTCTCCAAGGTTATGCTAGGGCTATGATGTCAGAAAATCAGCAGGTCACTTTAAATTTATCTTCTGTTGATTTAGGGGCTATAAAGGCGATCGCACTTAAGGAGGGTATTTCTTATGAGAATCTCATATCAAATATATTACATGATTATGTTAATGGTCAATTAGCGGAACTTAAGAAGTAGATCCCGTAAATTCCCTTTAAGAAGGGGGACTTTGTTGTTTGAGGTAGTGAGGGTTAAGGGGCGATCGGGTCATAATCAGATTGTCAAGATATATTATCATCCGCCTTGTAATGAATTCCAAGGCTACG from Cyanobacterium stanieri LEGE 03274 includes:
- a CDS encoding BrnT family toxin, with the translated sequence MKVIRWNSDKNKLLLKDRGISFEEVLSAMEKGDVLDDLVHPNGNKYPNQRLLVVKIRKYAFLVPYVETEEEIFLKTIISSRKATKQYLGGTNL
- a CDS encoding antitoxin — protein: MNRFDEEEKGLLESFEKGEWQSVNDEERVKTLQGYARAMMSENQQVTLNLSSVDLGAIKAIALKEGISYENLISNILHDYVNGQLAELKK